A single genomic interval of Aphidius gifuensis isolate YNYX2018 linkage group LG6, ASM1490517v1, whole genome shotgun sequence harbors:
- the LOC122859713 gene encoding uncharacterized protein LOC122859713: MKYIVNNFLMGISTVILILILPIYGYNIRNDVPKAWECHRNNTNFEDCLIDVFPVVMSRWSYVNKFYKGGKTELAIKDFTIKPDKFQSKCTHVKVTGMESGCTVSNFYANMRNNVFEFNSYNPELRMTASCVYEKYDSTLNEANAIDIEMIMYEPPIKHSISYGVDPVTQKIYIGDWNIFFESNRVFIDDTDSLGVKRYCNFCAKLFTPDRYSKLAFERIKVELENGIGRELKKIANQVKDSTNL, translated from the exons atgaagtatattgttaataattttttaatgggAATTTCGAcagtgatattaattttaattttaccaatATATGGATATAACATTCGTAATGACGTTCCTAAAGCTTGGGAGTGTCAcagaaataatacaaattttgaaGATTGTTTGATAGATGTGTTTCCAGTTGTAATGAGTCGATGGTcgtatgtaaataaattttacaaaggCGGTAAAACTGAATTGGCAATTAaagattttacaataaaacctGATAAATTCCAAAGTAAATGTACTCATGTTAAAGTTACTGGTATGGAAAGTGGATGTACAGTGTCAAATTTTTATGCTAATATGAGAAATAatgtatttgaatttaattcttATAATCCGGAGTTGAGGATGACAGCATCAtgtgtttatgaaaaatatgattctaCATTGAATGAGGCTAATGCAATTGACATTGAAATGATAATGT ATGAGCCACCAATTAAACACTCCATCAGTTATGGTGTTGATCCAGTGacacaaaaaatttacattggtgattggaatatattttttgaaagcAACCGGGTTTTTATTGATGACACAGATTCACTTGGTGTTAaaagatattgtaatttttgtgcaaaattatttacacCTGATCGTTACTCAAAATTGGCATTTGAAAGAATTAAAGTAGAACTTGAAAATGGAATTGgaagagaattaaaaaaaattgctaatcAAGTTAAAGATagtacaaatttataa
- the LOC122859079 gene encoding uncharacterized protein LOC122859079 codes for MTIIHTFFMYSNISLSSERVHTAMLCSVNYIFFNIKLFKLLLNIIVIEAALPPGTEDEIVLIEHLPGRQIHLQDFFWTNADDAPSWLDPDQTLNFYETRTVHHTATVYQTDDEQDPTKLPVSGPIDPGCVNCIEPTATLNDPDQDMGVLVGDDPGPRYWLLTVLRPGENVPPKIELKLARLYRAAFARQQQRHLGLLSIDPRLRRAAKGIITTENYNPINNEKINTSINTVQSSQKINTTQVKKMRQINLSSGNKYFRTNRASENYNIKPTQSPQYPDYSTTKTKDKLSSTILTLTKTTTTVFTDNEIILQSQNQDSTSKLTNDDNNITEITTPDYLILKTKENNNKTLQTDIFSSEKINLNVQNISTLIVAENINNTDDDYDKNKLLTNITSDSYKLQVSKIELVQVRMQNTSILDDGSTRLIYSVHLDGKPVPAETAAKDMSLLSSQEVALELGAPVIIQSEPYLKVTQPLALSRKRDAILLVGAAGVSLIILIILAAIIIVVKKKKIQSSVSAPPTQSILKKNTSEYTPTTPGFDNTGYTSETEERTDGTSQRQTPGGNSRSLDTLVTPNTLNRENQDLSSENDEENDDVDDEDDDDKVKKDITTKRRVNDSWNSKSYTISEKEKSSEQRKIIRTNVVEKCESDSEDSLVDQQDEKNLKVNKNEFIQTIEETGSTHSYLSMPSCKLFPNMKSVEPLSKILEPVVIQPLDMEFESPEMPRKENIFIPRDNKQLHRTRSAYKDPGVIGPIVWDLRRQQKALSETPSQDVERQQLSSGPVGRARRRLHELLEDSLNLFGTMKDTKMKDQSAVSSTLHPNSMVTSPDHLTINSESQGKSTQVSPVESPMNQMKNRPQTSLARNMINQELIIETGTNGVQARGAWGSRPLSAGPFHRPILPEVNVTRILTDTQLAPEDPAVPLIAAIRKELEKFTPN; via the exons ATGACAATAatacatactttttttatgtatagCAATATCAGTTTGAGCAGTGAGCGTGTGCACACAGCAATGCTTTGCagtgttaattatattttttttaatattaaattgtttaaattattgttgaatattattgtcatcgAGGCTGCACTACCACCAGGAACTG AAGACGAAATTGTACTGATTGAACACTTGCCTGGTAGACAAATACatcttcaggattttttttgGACAAATGCTGATGATGCACCATCATGGCTAGATCCAGAtcaaacattaaatttttatgaaacacGTACAGTACATCATACAGCAACGGTTTATCAAACAGACGATGAACAAGATCCTACAAAATTGCCAGTATCTGGACCAATTGATCCTGGCTGTGTTAATTGCATTGAGCCAACAGCAACTTTAAATGATCCAGATCAAGATATGGGTGTTCTTGTTGGTGATGATCCAGGTCCAAg ataCTGGCTACTGACTGTTCTTCGTCCTGGTGAAAATGTACCTCCAAAAATTGAGCTAAAATTAGCGCGTTTATATCGTGCTGCTTTTGCCAGACAACAACAACGTCATCTTGGACTTTTATCAATAGATCCAAGACTTCGTAGAGCTGCCAAGGGTATCATAACAACTGAAAATTATAATcctattaataatgaaaaaataaacacc AGTATAAATACAGTACAAtcatcacaaaaaataaatacaactcaagttaaaaaaatgcgtcaaataaatttatcatctggTAACAAGTATTTTCGTACAAATAGAGCttctgaaaattataatatcaagCCAACTCAATCACCACAATACCCTGATTATTCAACGACtaaaacaaaagataaattatcTTCTACAATTTTAACTTTAACTAAAACCACAACCACTGTATTCACAgacaatgaaattattttacaatcacAAAATCAAGATTCAAcatcaaaattaacaaatgatgataataatattactgaAATTACAACACCtgactatttaattttaaaaacaaaagaaaataataataaaactttacaAACTGATATATTTAgttctgaaaaaataaatttaaatgtacaaaatatatcaactttaATTGTTgcagaaaatataaataatactgatgatgattatgataaaaataaattattgacaaatataACAAGTGATAGTTATAAATTGCAAGtatcaaaaattgaattggTACAAGTAAGAATGCAAAATACAAGTATTCTAGATGATGGATCAACAAGATTAATATATTCAGTACATTTAGATGGTAAACCAGTACCAGCTGAGACAGCTGCTAAAGATATGTCATTACTTTCATCACAAGAAGTTGCATTAGAACTTGGTGCACCAGTTATTATTCAAAGTGAac cttATTTAAAGGTAACACAACCACTTGCTTTATCAAGAAAAAGAGATGCTATTTTACTTGTTGGTGCTGCTGGtgtttcattaattattttaataatacttgctgctattattattgttgttaaaaaaaaaaaaattcaaagctCTGTATCTGCACCACCAACTCAaagtatattgaaaaaaaatacaagtgaaTATACACCAACAACTCCAGGATTTGATAATACTGGATATACATCTGAAACTGAGGAAAGA ACGGATGGTACCAGTCAGCGACAAACGCCCGGAGGTAATTCGAGGTCATTGGATACTTTGGTAACTCCAAACACTTTGAATCGAGAAAATCAAGATTTGTCAAGtgaaaatgatgaagaaaatgacgacgttgatgatgaagatgacgatgataaagttaaaaaagatattacaacaaaaagaCGAGTTAATGATTCATGGAATAGCAAAAGTTATACAATttctgaaaaagaaaaaag ctctgaacaaagaaaaataataagaacGAATGTTGTGGAAAAATGTGAAAGTGATTCAGAGGATTCATTGGTTGATCagcaagatgaaaaaaatttaaaagtcaataaaaatgaatttattcaaacaattgAAGAAACAGGATCAACACATTCATATTTGTCTATGCCgtcttgtaaattatttccAAATATGAAAAGTGTTGAGCCACTATCAAAAATTCTTGAACCAGTCGTT ataCAACCCTTGGATATGGAGTTTGAATCACCCGAGATgccaagaaaagaaaatattttcatcccAAGAGATAATAAACAACTGCATAGAACAAGAAGTGCATACAAAGATCCAGGAGTTATTGGTCCTATTGTTTGGGATCTCAGGAGACAGCAAAAAGCTCTGTCAG aaaCACCAAGTCAAGATGTGGAACGTCAGCAATTATCATCGGGTCCAGTTGGCCGAGCAAGAAGAAGACTTCACGAACTTCTCGAGGATTCATTAAATCTGTTTGGAACGATGAAGGATACCAAGATGAAAGATCAAAGCGCAGTGTCTTCTACATTACATCCAAATTCAATGGTAACATCACCAGACCATCTCACAATAAATTCCGAGTCTCAAGGAAAGTCTACTCAAGTCAG tCCTGTCGAAAGTCCAATGAACCAAATGAAAAATCGTCCACAAACATCATTAGCTCgaaatatgataaatcaaGAATTAATAATCGAGACTGGGACAAATGGAGTTCAAGCACGTGGAGCATGGGGATCGAGACCTCTGAGTGCTGGTCCATTTCATCGACCGATTCTACCGGAGGTCAATGTGACAAGAATACTAACAGACACACAACTTGCACCAGAGGATCCAGCTGTTCCTCTCATTGCCGCTATTAGAAAAGAGCTCGAAAAATTTACaccaaattaa